From one Babesia bovis T2Bo chromosome 3, whole genome shotgun sequence genomic stretch:
- a CDS encoding plasmepsin V (encoded by transcript variant B - alternatively spliced): MIGNHSVNVQHFYYIPLYILKPALYIVILSIFKIIVLDFVHAEDSHICTNQNLVSRENEKRTNDIYFSSRPIKVELHGDLHNVAYYYTNIELGTPPQFQTVVVDTGSPNIMLSGSQCKHCGRHQRRPFNLMKSETSTLISGLSSQCQALGGSNGNDGEVLNVCCFDEAYAENSVVKGIYASDYIRFKDNSTTIVPYRVPQLGVVTVETMLIYKQMANGILGLGPKQDHKRIVPHEANGYHSNAINDTIVPGDNDNTDDVDIRIREQSIGDGVESLKQPCQNDETNGMHNLNFIRGFLENNFPPENYGFSLEFNECGGWLTLGTTKNNQCQLDTGCEESSGSPKHFVWTPLSGEDEYTISLEYVVFVGCTIQSSLKKFILDSGSTNSSLDLDLYNIIHTFYNNLCRNMKRNYNHHGKRFHRKRRRKCKLGDESKRKAIPGTSQQRGTMNKNDLTNKKLQHKTDNINHVVDKAKATDEYPNEQISIYSSISPSANMNAIDDEIRKLIKRMSPHNICRTQKSTGNICFSDINEMPSIYLTVKSGHQIKWRPESYFIRRSSKIPGRGYWWCLGIDATNADNVLGATFFKGNNVTFDLRNGQLGVANNN; this comes from the exons atGATTGGGAATCATTCTGTCAACGTACAAcatttttattatatccccctatatatattgaaacCAGCcctatatatagttatcCTTTctatttttaaaattattGTCTTAGACTTTGTTCATGCTGAAGATTCCCATATTTGTACAAATCAGAATCTAGTGTCACGGGAAAATGAAAAGAGAaccaatgatatatacttctCATCCAGACCTATTAAAGTGGAACTTCACGGAGATTTGCATAATGTAGCATActattatacaaatattGAATTGGGAACACCACCACAGTTCCAAACTGTAGTGGTGGACACCGGATCACCAAACATAATGTTGTCGGGATCACAATGTAAGCATTGTGGAAGACATCAACGTAGACCATTTAATTTAATGAAATCGGAAACATCAACTCTTATATCGGGATTGAGTTCACAATGTCAAGCATTGGGTGGTAGTAATGGGAATGATGGAGAAGTGTTAAATGTCTGTTGCTTTGATGAAGCATATGCTGAAAATAGTGTCGTCAAAGGAATTTACGCTAGTGACTATATTCGGTTTAAAGACAACAGCACTACAATAGTACCGTATCGTGTACCTCAATTAGGAGTTGTAACCGTTGAAACTATGTTAATATACAAACAAATGGCAAACGGCATATTAGGCTTGGGACCCAAACAGGATCATAAAAGAATAGTGCCACATGAGGCAAATGGTTACCACAGCAACGCCATTAATGATACGATCGTACCCGGAGATAATGATAATACAGATGATGTGGATATAAGAATAAGAGAACAGTCAATTGGAGATGGGGTAGAATCTTTGAAACAACCATGTCAAAATGATGAAACAAATGGTATGCATAATTTGAACTTTATCAGAGGCTTCCTTGAAAACAACTTTCCACCTGAGAATTATGGTTTTTCTTTAGAATTTAATGAATGCGGGGGATGGTTAACTCTTGGAACAACCAAAAATAATCAATGTCAATTAGATACTGGTTGTGAAGAATCTTCTGGTTCTCCTAAACATTTTGTGTGGACACCATTATCTGGAGAAGATGAATACACCATATCCCTTgaatatgttgtatttgTTGGATGCACAATCCAGTCTTCCTTAAAGAAGTTCATCCTGGATTCAGGATCTACCAATTCGTCACTGGATCTTGACCTATACAACATTATACATACTTTTTATAATAATCTCTGCAGAAATATGAAGAGAAATTATAACCATCACGGAAAGAGATTTCACAGAAAACGACGAAGGAAATGTAAATTGGGTGATGAGTCCAAAAGAAAAGCTATACCAGGTACATCTCAACAACGTGGAACTATGAATAAGAATGATCTCACGAATAAAAAACTACAGCATAAAACTGATAATATAAATCATGTGGTGGACAAGGCAAAAGCAACAGATGAATACCCCAATGAACAAATCAGTATCTACAGTAGCATTTCGCCTTCTGCAAACATGAATGCGATAGATGATGAAATAAGGAAATTAATAAAACGTATGAGCCCGCATAATATTTGTAGAACGCAGAAGTCTACGGGTAACATTTGTTTTTCAGATATTAATGAAATGcctagtatatatttaactGTTAAAAG CGGACATCAGATAAAATGGAGACCCGAGTCTTATTTCATACGTCGATCATCAAA GATACCTGGACGTGGGTACTGGTGGTGCCTTGGTATTGATGCAACTAATGCTGACAACGTATTGGGCGCCACATTCTTCAAAGGAAATAATGTTACATTCGACCTCCGCAATGGCCAACTGG GCGTTGCTAACAATAATTAA
- a CDS encoding putative integral membrane protein gives MVSAQESRRQKKFWLILGSCFLLACALLGVIVAFAVQGSGDEPSKRFYKVTVFNDKGEEKVTKLSPENFYKSLKANIEYMGSDECEKSAEMREVLSDIFDSIVKIAIKDRTSAGNADSESIQDGSLEHKLWYMEQKFGPLTKAVEPVKDASTTAPEGSADAAIATTHGNTKTQADAESASTEPSQKKESVNNMETEAVSTSTPTTVTTPETKMPGKATIEQTGTPVATEGSDIDVSQSLRGTLASPSESNGKLPNALETHFTT, from the coding sequence ATGGTTAGCGCTCAAGAAAGTCGGCGCCAGAAGAAATTCTGGTTAATATTAGGCTCGTGTTTCTTGTTGGCCTGTGCTTTGCTTGGAGTTATTGTTGCTTTTGCAGTTCAAGGATCGGGCGATGAACCGTCCAAACGCTTCTACAAGGTAACGGTTTTCAATGATAAAGGTGAAGAAAAGGTTACGAAGCTCTCTCCAGAGAACTTTTACAAGTCATTGAAGGCAAACATCGAATACATGGGAAGTGATGAGTGTGAAAAGAGCGCAGAGATGCGTGAAGTTTtaagtgatatatttgactCAATCGTGAAGATAGCGATTAAAGATAGGACATCAGCCGGCAATGCAGATTCCGAATCTATACAAGATGGCTCTTTAGAACATAAactgtggtatatggaaCAAAAATTCGGCCCATTAACAAAAGCTGTTGAACCAGTTAAAGATGCAAGTACAACGGCCCCTGAAGGTAGTGCTGATGCTGCCATAGCCACGACACACGGTAATACTAAAACACAAGCGGATGCTGAATCTGCTTCAACTGAGCCATCCCAAAAGAAAGAGTCGGTAAACAACATGGAAACAGAAGCAGTATCTACAAGCACTCCCACGACAGTTACTACACCGGAAACAAAAATGCCAGGCAAGGCAACTATTGAACAAACTGGTACACCTGTTGCAACAGAAGGTAGTGATATAGATGTATCACAGTCTCTAAGAGGTACTCTGGCATCCCCTAGTGAATCGAACGGGAAGTTACCTAATGCTCTCGAAACTCATTTCACTACATGA
- a CDS encoding plasmepsin V (encoded by transcript variant A - alternatively spliced): protein MKRNYNHHGKRFHRKRRRKCKLGDESKRKAIPGTSQQRGTMNKNDLTNKKLQHKTDNINHVVDKAKATDEYPNEQISIYSSISPSANMNAIDDEIRKLIKRMSPHNICRTQKSTGNICFSDINEMPSIYLTVKSGHQIKWRPESYFIRRSSKIPGRGYWWCLGIDATNADNVLGATFFKGNNVTFDLRNGQLGVANNN from the exons ATGAAGAGAAATTATAACCATCACGGAAAGAGATTTCACAGAAAACGACGAAGGAAATGTAAATTGGGTGATGAGTCCAAAAGAAAAGCTATACCAGGTACATCTCAACAACGTGGAACTATGAATAAGAATGATCTCACGAATAAAAAACTACAGCATAAAACTGATAATATAAATCATGTGGTGGACAAGGCAAAAGCAACAGATGAATACCCCAATGAACAAATCAGTATCTACAGTAGCATTTCGCCTTCTGCAAACATGAATGCGATAGATGATGAAATAAGGAAATTAATAAAACGTATGAGCCCGCATAATATTTGTAGAACGCAGAAGTCTACGGGTAACATTTGTTTTTCAGATATTAATGAAATGcctagtatatatttaactGTTAAAAG CGGACATCAGATAAAATGGAGACCCGAGTCTTATTTCATACGTCGATCATCAAA GATACCTGGACGTGGGTACTGGTGGTGCCTTGGTATTGATGCAACTAATGCTGACAACGTATTGGGCGCCACATTCTTCAAAGGAAATAATGTTACATTCGACCTCCGCAATGGCCAACTGG GCGTTGCTAACAATAATTAA
- a CDS encoding Got1/Sft2-like family protein: protein MASGYFGDTSGASRPSDFLNFEAPTYNQFGADSNADGKSQGFSYSSTGIGAGDQARSVLPPSVASPGAFGRTKEDNYLLKGIEFVRNSAANIQKGFGDSTRSNSILDNGAATLGADTSRSSFSAIMNVGRSAIGLSTEQNQQNSWMTYTNYKACVVLFITSIVFFALAFMTLPFVIFAPHKFGLLFTCATISFLGSLALFKGLSALMEHMLDGKRVVFTAALGVSMASTLFFTTCYPIYILAIISSLVQTLTLASVIVSYIPGGAGALKLMYASIWEFVKNRGNASTTLPI, encoded by the exons atggCATCCGGCTATTTTGGTGATACCTCGGGTGCGTCACGACCAAGTGACTTTCTAAATTTTGAGGCACCTACGTATAACCAGTTTGGTGCTGACTCTAATGCCGATGGCAAATCGCAGGGATTTTCTTATTCATCTACTGGTATTGGTGCTGGCG ATCAAGCACGCTCAGTGTTACCCCCCTCGGTAGCGTCGCCCGGTGCTTTTGGTCGTACGAAG GAGGATAATTACCTACTCAAGGGAATAGAATTTGTAAGGAACAGTGCTGCTAACATCCAAAAGGGCTTTGGAGATTCAACAAGGAGTAACAGTATACTCG ACAATGGTGCCGCTACATTGGGTGCGGACACATCCCGTTCTTCTTTCTCAGCGATTATGAATGTTGGACGATCTGCAATTGGATTGTCTACGGAACAAAATCAACAGAATTCATGGATGACCTACACCAACTATAAAGCTTGTGTTGTACTATTTATCACTAGCATAGTATTCTTCGCGCTGGCTTTCATGACGCTGCCATTTGTTATTTTTGCGCCGCACAAGTTTGGATTGTTATTCACCTGCGCCACTATTTCGTTCCTTGGTTCACTCGCTTTATTCAAAGGACTATCGGCGTTAATGGAACACATGTTGGATGGGAAACGTGTTGTTTTCACAGCAGCATTGGGTGTCTCAATGGCATCAACATTATTTTTCACTACGTGCTACCCTATTTACATTTTAGCAATTATATCATCCCTAGTGCAGACACTGACACTAGCATCGGTTATTGTATCATATATTCCAG GTGGTGCTGGAGCTCTCAAATTGATGTACGCCTCCATTTGGGAGTTTGTAAAAAACCGTGGAAATGCTTCTACCACGTTACCTATTTGA
- a CDS encoding hypothetical protein (LytB (MEP pathway of isoprenoid biosynthesis in Plasmodium) family protein), with protein MLKLLFLILLSSFTQCLVIQHIGYIGQWPRDVATANSYFKGRYRSNTTSNQVLLATPSSDVCDNNGAHINDSASTPIQDNVEKTVFLLEPRGFCAGVRRAIETVEEAVRIFGPPIYVKHEIVHNEFVCNTLKKKGVIFIEDIETVPEGSILVLSAHGVPPSVHEMVKKRNLVEIDASCPLVNKVHVYVRKKAEEGYKIILIGHKSHVETIGTLGEAPDVTTVVETVDDVDRLEYSRDTPLFYATQTTLSVDDCKIIKDRLLERFPWIETIPSGSICYATTNRQFAVRDACNFCDLVLVVGSSLSSNANRLVDTANLRNVRAHLIPNADAITEELIGDARKIALSASASTPDELTADVVKKLAVPPYNYNIEIYHSCDERVPKWRLPRNLELYIKEHDAKMQANLESSLVSPPVSPGVST; from the exons ATGCTAAAattattatttttaatacTGCTTTCATCATTTACACAGTGTCTAGTTATCCAACATATAGGTTACATAGGTCAATGGCCCCGCGACGTTGCTACAGCAAATAGCTACTTTAAAGGACGATACAGAAGCAATACCACATCTAATCAGGTGTTATTGGCAACGCCATCGAGTGATGTGTGCGATAACAATGGCGCGCATATAAATGATTCCGCCAGTACACCAATACAGGATAATGTAGAGAAGACGGTGTTTTTATTAGAGCCACGAGGCTTTTGTGCTGGAGTTCGCCGTGCAATAGAGACTGTAGAAGAGGCTGTTAGAATATTTGGTCCTCCTATTTACGTAAAACATGAGATTGTTCACAACGAGTTTGTTTGCAATACTTTGAAG AAAAAAGGGGTAATATTTATTGAAGACATTGAAACAGTTCCTGAAGGAAGTATATTAGTTTTATCTGCCCATGGAGTGCCACCGTCAGTTCACGAGATGGTTAAGAAACGCAATCTCGTTGAGATTGATGCCTCATGCCCACTTGTGAACAAAGTCCATGTCTACGTAAGGAAGAAGGCAGAGGAAGGGTACAAAATTATATTGATAGGGCACAAATCACATG TTGAAACCATTGGCACATTGGGCGAAGCTCCCGATGTCACTACAGTGGTGGAAACTGTGGATGACGTGGACCGTTTAGAATATAGTCGGGATACTCCTCTATTTTATGCAACACAGACGACGCTTAGTGTTGATGATTGCAAGATAATAAAGGACCGTTTGCTGGAGCGTTTCCCCTGGATTGAGACAATTCCTAGTGGTTCCATTTGCTATGCTACGACCAACAGACAATTTGCTGTTCGTGATGCGTGCAATTTTTGCGATTTGGTATTAGTTGTTGGCAGCAGTTTGTCTTCAAATGCGAATCGTTTGGTTGACACCGCTAATCTACGCAACGTACGTGCCCATTTAATACCGAATGCTGATGCCATCACCGAAGAGTTGATTGGTGATGCTCGTAAAATCGCATTGTCCGCTTCCGCTTCAACTCCAGATGAGCTAACTGCGGATGTAGTTAAGAAGTTGGCCGTTCCACCATACAATTACAATATTGAGATCTATCATAGTTGCGATGAGCGTGTACCAAAGTGGAGATTACCAAG AAACTTGGAACTCTACATCAAGGAACATGATGCAAAGATGCAGGCAAATCTAGAATCATCACTAGTGTCGCCCCCTGTAAGCCCGGGTGTCAGCACATAA
- a CDS encoding Regulator of chromosome condensation (RCC1) repeat family protein, translated as MMSSWVCEVCLVPNDDVPSCVCCATPRPRNKDHANLKQDEAAKDYAVGTVNDASNGQGKDVHTKDKRLRMDFDSSALPHSCLFVVGSSEVDQLPKHICDKSVNEKDGSTESLFECSLPTPLVEKGIGAIAHLACGSLHTAVVTRKGRVYTFGCNDMGALGREENSNVPECNPYPVRLRRSIKKVSCGDNHTLFLTDGGTVYFTGAFRDTSGVIGIPDFTDMSSLKNKGHLTTPIDLPLSVSGSTVINDICSGENHCLLLPTSGVGIYVMGSNEFGQLMLPKGYEAIVPTEKQPDLSDENLIKLALTWPQFLVVEQLFTSKRNPTRGVKRRKHGDEYIRRIFTGYCTSFIETGISRRIYGAGRNAQGEVGCESDELCIMQPTELVYFHGIRISKIVGGQFFTAALTDDGNLFTWGNCSYIGRSIQNEHDTQKSPKKLIFFKDNVTELFVGADACFAVTKRRQLFAWGSAQNYVLGNGRDYTFQVLPELINSDHFPGYNVIGGMGGSQHTVFLCNKAKNTT; from the exons ATGATGAGTAGCTGGGTGTGTGAAGTCTGTCTGGTCCCTAACGATGATGTGCCAAGCTGCGTCTGCTGTGCTACTCCTAGACCTAGAAACAAGGATCATGCTAATTTAAAAC AAGATGAAGCAGCGAAGGATTATGCAGTAGGAACAGTCAATGATGCCAGTAATGGTCAGGGGAAAGATGTACATACAAAAGACAAGAGGTTGCGTATGGACTTCGATAGTTCAGCATTGCCACACAGTTGCCTTTTTGTTGTTGGTTCGTCAGAAGTAGATCAGTTGCCGAAACATATCTGCGATAAGAGCGTCAATGAAAAGGATGGATCGACAGAATCTTTGTTTGAGTGCTCTTTACCGACACCCCTCGTGGAAAAGGGTATAGGTGCCATTGCACATTTAGCATGCGGATCTCTGCATACCGCAGTAGTGACACGCAAAGGCCGTGTATATACTTTCGGATGCAATGATATGGGAGCTCTAGGTAGAGAAGAGAACTCCAATGTTCCTGAATGCAACCCATACCCTGTAAGGTTGCGCCGCAGTATTAAGAAGGTATCATGTGGTGATAACCACACCTTATTTTTGACCGATGGTGGAACGGTGTATTTCACTGGTGCTTTTAGAGACACTTCTGGCGTCATTGGCATCCCCGACTTTACTGATATGAGTTCACTAAAAAATAAGGGTCATCTAACAACCCCAATCGATTTACCACTAAGTGTATCAGGATCGACAGTCATAAACGATATTTGTTCTGGAGAAAACCACTGTCTATTGCTTCCTACAAGTGGAGTTGGAATTTATGTAATGGGAAGCAATGAATTCGGGCAGCTAATGTTGCCTAAGGGATACGAAGCTATCGTTCCAACTGAAAAGCAGCCTGATCTATCGGATGAAAATTTAATAAAATTGGCATTAACGTGGCCGCAGTTCCTTGTTGTAGAACAATTATTTACCAGCAAGCGTAATCCCACTCGTGGCGTTAAACGACGCAAGCACGGGGATGAATATATCCGACGAATATTTACTGGATATTGTACGAGTTTCATAGAAACAGGTATCTCTCGTCGTATATATGGTGCTGGACGCAATGCACAGGGCGAAGTAGGATGCGAAAGCGATGAATTATGTATTATGCAACCAACTGAGCTGGTGTATTTTCATGGTATAAGGATATCAAAGATTGTAGGTGGGCAATTTTTTACCGCTGCGTTAACCGATGACGGCAATCTGTTCACTTGGGGGAACTGTAGCTATATAGGCCGTAGTATTCAAAATGAACATGATACACAGAAAAGTCCGAAGAAATTGATCTTCTTCAAGGACAATGTGACAGAGCTATTTGTTGGAGCTGACGCTTGCTTTGCGGTAACAAAACGCCGACAATTGTTCGCTTGGGGCTCAGCCCAAAACTACGTACTAGGCAATGGGCGTGATTATACGTTCCAAGTCTTACCAGAACTAATCAATTCTGACCATTTCCCAGGATACAATGTCATTGGTGGAATGGGAGGTTCACAGCATACGGTATTTTTGTGCAACAAAGCCAAGAACACAACATAG
- a CDS encoding Ubiquitin carboxyl-terminal hydrolase family protein → MTDRWKDNVSPWAIGERRSLFATKRAGQLHRNGLSNGGMKMHENSERQPRLWSKLSSSVINGSDSAASRPDQGSFTTDSSRRDPSSIPGNSRIISTVDTTKRADDNAKSDEYRHFQEIPAVDEIVHLLPDTYSEKLMIQLIDDRLSSPKPHKTNSIDAESRETTADGEALTDRLSSIRDLEPPLEEIPVEDTTHDIQEPAGKAADFIARVGSNPFAIFRLKHARSVVNVGETELSHVKAVILSKRHSPEELHSLFKSSISVTNVQMMRLILQFLQDIMLTDITYRELCVRMMETALVYHPDELVQCFSCVHIATLFEPEVNDDVGGRFIRLFLSYKATFGACGKQDAGVPTWVNSKGYFCYDTENADTSDLPPVPPRMISSYNNFQVETEGLDGTKVRNAKYPPFAGSDNNPFIGYGRIESLTLLKICADRAGVSSVFDIPASRLRDWVCTIWYELPATRPCLPLMMTCINWINACDDPMFLKDAAFALLKKELSLRGDFEGGRLLMLDLLSFMAKRCGVASVELSRIVDMLAEGEDNILYAVLDSIISNNFTEDSMLNLWCLLCILPWPVSSPDSAICRLLSSTFLIYYQLAYNALRDEGPSIHFKTNPMGLIENALRICVCRCSSPILSKDALLQTILLVELSPLPAVKMTNAPLILSSLCPFLWKCHFVWSNCGRDADKDSIIALRHLYNVLRTCVFCEPLNSASDELGTRKVPIFPRVQFESDETMSADVESFIGASKTLDPSLSDTPNEVIEEQVMPEVKIPVSKTILDRPRGLRNLGNTCYYNSMLQALFHTRGFVHGLFELSEENDYVSVYKRIFHKLMKRGKKVFDPRSGYKMLPSQWTSRCEQQDVTETLAHVMEELDPTLSLRRRIFAGLVLRRVKCLGCGNLSDNREVVMDFTFPVNGLRSIQAMFDDFCKIETLRGGNRYFCSKCDSYRRAEMWNVIASPPAHLMIVLSRHMWPMGSKAQGVHSGAGKLLEHITINDKLQIYDFDYTLYGSIFHVGVDASSGHYYFVGRDSEGYSKWYICDDSQVREVNETTVNDISQNTYNSDVPYVLFYRCAQAPPTPL, encoded by the coding sequence ATGACAGATAGGTGGAAAGATAACGTTAGTCCTTGGGCTATAGGGGAACGAAGGTCACTTTTTGCAACTAAAAGAGCCGGTCAACTCCATCGTAATGGGTTATCAAATGGAGGTATGAAAATGCATGAAAACTCTGAACGCCAACCACGTTTATGGAGCAAATTATCCTCTTCTGTAATAAATGGAAGCGACTCTGCTGCATCCAGACCGGATCAGGGGTCGTTTACAACTGACTCAAGCAGGAGGGATCCTTCGTCAATTCCCGGAAACTCAAGGATTATTTCAACTGTTGACACAACCAAGAGAGCTGATGACAATGCAAAATCGGATGAATATCGACATTTTCAGGAAATTCCTGCTGTTGATGAAATCGTACATCTGCTTCCCGATACGTATTCGGAAAAGCTTATGATACAGCTGATAGATGATCGATTATCATCCCCCAAACCTCACAAGACTAACTCTATAGATGCTGAATCGCGTGAGACTACCGCGGATGGAGAAGCACTGACTGATAGATTATCATCAATAAGAGACTTAGAACCTCCTTTGGAGGAAATTCCTGTGGAGGACACTACACATGATATACAGGAACCAGCTGGTAAAGCCGCAGATTTTATCGCAAGAGTAGGATCCAATCCATTTGCCATATTCCGATTGAAACACGCTCGCAGCGTTGTGAATGTTGGAGAAACAGAGCTATCCCATGTGAAAGCTGTTATATTATCTAAACGTCACTCACCAGAGGAACTACATTCCCTTTTTAAGTCTTCGATATCTGTAACAAACGTGCAGATGATGCGCCTTATATTGCAGTTTCTGCAAGATATAATGCTTACTGATATCACATATCGTGAATTGTGCGTTCGTATGATGGAGACTGCGCTGGTTTATCATCCAGACGAATTAGTTCAATGCTTTTCTTGTGTTCACATTGCAACACTGTTCGAACCAGAAGTAAATGACGATGTAGGCGGTAGATTCATTAGACTGTTCCTGTCTTACAAGGCTACATTTGGGGCATGTGGCAAACAGGATGCAGGTGTACCTACGTGGGTTAACAGCAAAGGATATTTCTGTTACGATACAGAAAATGCTGACACATCCGATCTCCCACCTGTTCCACCACGAATGATTTCATCCTATAACAACTTTCAAGTTGAAACAGAAGGACTGGATGGTACAAAAGTACGTAATGCTAAATACCCTCCCTTTGCCGGATCAGATAATAACCCCTTTATCGGTTATGGTAGAATAGAATCATTGACTCTTTTGAAGATATGTGCTGACAGAGCGGGTGTATCGTCAGTATTTGACATTCCTGCTTCTAGACTACGTGATTGGGTTTGTACCATATGGTATGAACTGCCTGCAACACGGCCATGCTTACCTTTGATGATGACATGCATAAATTGGATAAATGCTTGTGATGACCCTATGTTCCTCAAAGATGCAGCTTTTGCGTTACTTAAAAAGGAATTGAGCCTTAGGGGTGATTTTGAAGGAGGGCGACTCCTGATGTTGGATCTTTTATCCTTTATGGCAAAACGCTGTGGCGTTGCCAGTGTTGAGCTCAGCAGGATTGTTGACATGTTAGCTGAGGGAGAGGACAATATTTTATACGCTGTCTTAGATTCCATTATATCAAACAACTTCACCGAAGATTCTATGCTTAACCTTTGGTGTCTATTATGCATTCTTCCATGGCCAGTTTCTTCGCCAGACAGTGCAATATGCCGGCTGCTTTCATCAACATTTTTGATCTATTATCAGCTTGCCTATAATGCTCTAAGGGATGAGGGACCGTCTATACACTTCAAAACAAATCCAATGGGACTTATAGAAAATGCTCTGCGGATATGTGTATGCCGTTGTTCGTCACCAATACTATCAAAGGATGCATTATTGCAGACGATACTTCTTGTAGAACTATCGCCTCTACCCGCGGTAAAAATGACCAATGCACCTTTGATTTTATCCAGCTTATGTCCATTTCTTTGGAAGTGTCACTTTGTTTGGTCTAATTGTGGACGTGATGCTGATAAGGATAGCATAATCGCTTTGCGCCATCTATACAACGTTTTGCGCACGTGTGTGTTTTGTGAACCTTTGAACAGTGCTTCTGATGAATTGGGGACCCGCAAAGTACCAATATTTCCTCGTGTTCAATTCGAGTCTGATGAAACGATGTCCGCAGATGTTGAGAGTTTCATTGGGGCTTCGAAAACACTGGACCCTTCGTTGAGTGATACCCCTAATGAAGTGATAGAGGAACAAGTAATGCCTGAAGTAAAGATTCCAGTTTCGAAGACAATTTTAGACAGACCACGCGGACTTCGCAATTTGGGTAACACTTGTTATTACAACAGTATGCTCCAAGCTCTGTTTCATACACGAGGTTTTGTTCACGGTCTGTTTGAACTATCCGAAGAGAATGATTATGTATCGGTATATAAGCGTATCTTCCACAAACTTATGAAGCGTGGGAAAAAAGTGTTTGATCCTCGTAGTGGTTATAAGATGCTCCCCTCTCAGTGGACATCCCGTTGTGAACAACAAGATGTAACTGAAACTTTAGCCCATGTTATGGAGGAACTTGATCCGACATTATCATTACGACGGCGGATATTCGCTGGGTTAGTTCTTCGTCGTGTGAAGTGCCTAGGATGTGGTAATTTAAGTGACAACCGAGAGGTTGTAATGGATTTTACATTTCCTGTGAATGGTTTGCGTAGCATACAGGCCATGTTTGATGATTTTTGCAAAATAGAGACACTTCGTGGCGGTAACCGTTATTTTTGTTCGAAATGCGATTCCTACCGCCGTGCAGAGATGTGGAACGTTATTGCATCACCACCTGCCCATTTGATGATTGTTCTGAGTCGTCATATGTGGCCCATGGGCTCCAAAGCTCAAGGAGTTCACTCCGGTGCTGGTAAACTGCTGGAGCACATCACTATCAACGACAAGCTGCAAATATATGACTTTGATTACACTCTTTATGGGAGTATTTTCCATGTTGGTGTCGATGCATCATCTGGTCATTACTACTTTGTTGGTCGTGATAGTGAGGGCTACAGCAAATGGTACATTTGCGATGATTCTCAGGTCCGCGAGGTTAACGAGACGACGGTGAACGACATAAGCCAAAACACGTACAATTCTGATGTGCCATATGTCTTATTTTACCGTTGTGCCCAGGCTCCTCCTACCCCGCTTTAA